From the genome of Anaerolineae bacterium, one region includes:
- the coaE gene encoding dephospho-CoA kinase (Dephospho-CoA kinase (CoaE) performs the final step in coenzyme A biosynthesis.), translated as MLKIAVTGCAGSGKTSVCNRFKELGVKVISSDILAREAVAEGSPAYNKVVNYFGKKVLTEDGGLNRRMLRRIIINDNSARESLESFVHPEIIKLMHSQMIKAEKDGNHVVLVEVPLLFELGLEGCFNVVIAVIAGRKLRVKRLMDRDDVSREDAEALLNHQLPDEDKARRAEFVIKNDGSFARMIRSVDHLYKDLVQKYVKEFEST; from the coding sequence ATGCTTAAAATTGCCGTGACAGGCTGCGCCGGTTCCGGCAAAACATCTGTTTGCAACCGTTTTAAAGAGTTGGGTGTAAAGGTCATAAGCTCAGACATCCTCGCAAGAGAAGCGGTTGCAGAGGGTTCGCCTGCTTATAATAAGGTTGTTAATTACTTCGGTAAAAAAGTGTTAACAGAGGATGGCGGTTTAAATCGTCGAATGCTGCGCAGAATTATCATTAATGATAATTCTGCAAGAGAGTCTCTTGAGAGCTTTGTGCACCCTGAAATAATAAAACTGATGCATTCACAGATGATTAAAGCAGAAAAGGATGGGAACCATGTTGTGCTGGTAGAGGTTCCGCTTCTTTTTGAGTTAGGCTTAGAGGGTTGCTTTAATGTGGTTATTGCTGTAATCGCAGGTCGTAAACTGCGTGTAAAAAGGCTTATGGATCGTGATGATGTTTCCCGCGAAGATGCCGAAGCCCTCTTGAACCATCAATTACCGGATGAAGATAAAGCAAGGCGGGCTGAATTTGTAATAAAAAATGACGGTTCATTCGCCCGGATGATACGATCTGTTGATCATCTTTACAAAGATCTGGTTCAAAAATATGTAAAAGAGTTTGAAAGTACTTGA
- the rho gene encoding transcription termination factor Rho: MNVVKLKDKKINELMEMAKKFQIEGAAGMRKQELIFALLQAQIEKNGQIFGEGTLEILPDGFGFLRAPDYNYLPGPDDIYVSPSQIRRFNLRTGDTISGQIRQPKETERYFALLKVEAVNYEDPEKARDKILFDNLTPLYPDRKMNLENSFDNYSMRIMDLMTPIGFGQRGLIVSPPRSGKTMLLQNIANSIIASHKDIIPFVLLIDERPEEVTDMARSVDAEVISSTFDEPAERHVQVAEMVIEKAKRLVEHKKNVVILLDSITRLARAYNSVMPPSGKILSGGVDSNALQRPKRFFGAARNIEEGGSLTIIATALIDTGSRMDEVIFEEFKGTGNLELVLDRRLSDKRLFPAIDIKKSGTRKEELLLDKETLARVWILRKVLSSLNPVDSLEFLLEKMSGTKDNKSFLAAMNA, from the coding sequence ATGAATGTAGTTAAACTAAAAGACAAGAAAATAAATGAACTTATGGAGATGGCAAAAAAATTTCAGATTGAGGGCGCTGCTGGAATGAGGAAGCAGGAACTTATTTTTGCATTACTTCAGGCACAGATTGAGAAAAACGGGCAGATATTTGGAGAAGGCACACTGGAGATACTGCCTGACGGTTTTGGATTTTTAAGAGCGCCTGATTACAACTATTTGCCGGGGCCTGATGACATATATGTATCTCCATCACAAATACGTCGATTCAATCTCAGGACCGGCGATACCATATCAGGGCAGATCCGCCAGCCCAAGGAAACCGAGCGGTATTTCGCATTATTAAAGGTCGAGGCCGTTAATTATGAAGATCCGGAAAAGGCCAGGGATAAAATACTTTTTGACAACCTGACCCCGCTTTATCCGGACAGGAAGATGAATCTTGAAAACTCTTTCGATAATTATTCTATGCGTATTATGGACCTTATGACTCCAATCGGGTTTGGCCAGAGAGGGCTGATCGTTTCGCCGCCCAGATCAGGGAAAACAATGCTGCTGCAAAATATTGCAAACAGCATTATAGCGAGTCACAAAGATATTATTCCGTTTGTGCTCCTTATTGATGAACGGCCCGAAGAGGTTACCGATATGGCGAGATCGGTAGATGCTGAAGTTATCAGCTCAACCTTTGATGAACCTGCTGAAAGACATGTCCAGGTTGCTGAAATGGTTATTGAAAAAGCAAAAAGATTAGTAGAACATAAAAAAAATGTGGTTATCCTTCTTGACAGCATAACCAGGCTGGCGCGGGCTTATAATTCCGTTATGCCGCCAAGCGGGAAGATCCTGTCAGGCGGGGTTGATTCAAATGCGCTTCAGCGTCCCAAACGTTTTTTTGGGGCTGCCAGAAACATTGAGGAGGGCGGAAGCCTGACTATTATTGCAACTGCTTTAATTGATACAGGAAGTCGCATGGACGAAGTTATTTTTGAAGAATTCAAGGGCACTGGAAACCTGGAGCTTGTATTAGATCGCAGACTTTCCGACAAACGGCTGTTCCCTGCGATTGACATCAAGAAATCGGGCACACGGAAAGAAGAATTACTTCTTGATAAGGAAACACTTGCCCGCGTATGGATATTGAGAAAAGTTCTTTCTTCATTAAATCCTGTTGACAGTTTGGAGTTTTTGCTTGAAAAAATGAGCGGAACAAAGGATAATAAATCATTTTTGGCTGCTATGAATGCATAA
- the rpmE gene encoding 50S ribosomal protein L31 — protein MKAGIHPEYYETSIKCACGNVIEVGSTKEDIRVEICSKCHPFFTGKQKLIDTAGRIERFRKKYEKFQNNQKK, from the coding sequence ATGAAAGCCGGGATTCATCCTGAATATTATGAAACATCAATAAAGTGTGCGTGCGGAAATGTCATCGAGGTTGGTTCTACCAAAGAGGATATTCGAGTTGAAATCTGTTCAAAATGCCACCCTTTTTTTACAGGCAAACAAAAGCTCATAGATACAGCCGGTCGAATTGAGCGTTTCCGCAAAAAATATGAAAAATTTCA